A genomic segment from Paramixta manurensis encodes:
- a CDS encoding CesT family type III secretion system chaperone, which produces MSSREYCQLIDEICRITLLSDPESFYQYAHLNINQINFTLTEQSVGEENNLLIICEMGEIPNKNQAAILFRLLELNFHLFAEPRSPICSVNPETQKVNLCISLPVIAATATGIVRLLTQLAEMAALWRETYFLDNPPRSDSSSYGFSRAHPSLHTLFTQEKS; this is translated from the coding sequence ATGTCGAGTCGAGAATATTGCCAGTTAATCGATGAAATATGCCGTATAACGCTGCTTTCCGATCCTGAAAGTTTTTATCAATATGCTCATCTCAACATCAATCAAATCAATTTTACACTCACAGAACAGTCGGTTGGCGAGGAAAATAATCTACTGATTATTTGTGAGATGGGAGAGATACCGAATAAAAACCAGGCAGCGATTTTATTCCGCCTGTTGGAGTTAAATTTCCATTTATTTGCCGAACCTCGTAGCCCAATTTGCAGCGTTAACCCGGAAACACAAAAAGTTAACTTGTGTATTTCATTGCCGGTAATAGCAGCAACGGCAACGGGCATAGTACGTCTGCTGACGCAACTGGCCGAAATGGCGGCGCTGTGGCGCGAAACTTACTTTCTTGATAACCCACCCCGCTCGGATTCCTCGTCTTACGGCTTCTCACGCGCCCATCCCTCTCTCCATACTCTTTTCACCCAGGAGAAAAGCTGA
- the rbsD gene encoding D-ribose pyranase, whose protein sequence is MKKGTLLNSEISYVVSRLGHTDSLTIGDAGLPIPDGPQRIDLALTHGVPGFMQVAEAVTQEMQVESAVIAEEIKQHNPQLHRELLTLLETLQQHQGNTISIHYTRHEQFKQLTQRSRAVIRSGECSPYANVILNAGVTF, encoded by the coding sequence ATGAAAAAAGGCACCTTACTGAATTCTGAAATTTCTTACGTGGTTTCCCGGCTGGGGCACACTGATAGCCTGACCATTGGCGACGCAGGCCTGCCGATACCTGATGGCCCACAACGTATTGACCTGGCGCTCACTCATGGCGTGCCCGGCTTTATGCAGGTAGCCGAAGCGGTAACCCAAGAAATGCAGGTTGAGAGTGCCGTGATTGCCGAGGAAATTAAGCAACATAATCCACAGCTTCATCGCGAACTGCTTACGCTGCTCGAAACATTGCAACAACACCAGGGAAATACCATCAGTATCCACTACACGCGTCACGAACAGTTTAAACAATTAACGCAGCGTAGTCGGGCGGTCATTCGCAGCGGAGAGTGTTCTCCGTATGCGAATGTCATCCTGAACGCTGGCGTGACCTTTTGA
- the rbsR gene encoding ribose operon transcriptional repressor RbsR yields the protein MATMKDVARLAGVSTSTVSHVINNNRFVSEAVREKIENAIRELNYAPSALARSLKINQTRTIGMLLTASSNPFYAEVVRGVENSCYERGYSLILCNTEGDEDRMNRSLETLMQKRVDGVLLMCTESHLPSAEIINRYPGIPSVMMDWAPFEGKSDIIQDNSLLGGELATAFLISRGYTRIACIAGPQDKTPARLRLEGYKKAMSAAGLPILPGYIVDGDFEFQGGYHAMNQLLAMHNAPQAVFTSNDAMAVGVYHALYQAGLSIPQDMAVMGYDDIELARYMTPPLTTIHQPKDELGELAIDTLIHRLNDPGVAQQTLVLTPELVERHSVGIR from the coding sequence TTGGCCACCATGAAAGATGTTGCCCGCCTGGCGGGCGTCTCTACGTCAACGGTATCGCATGTTATCAATAACAACCGCTTCGTCAGCGAGGCGGTGCGTGAAAAGATTGAAAACGCGATTAGAGAACTGAATTATGCGCCGTCGGCCCTGGCGCGTAGTTTGAAGATCAATCAAACGCGGACGATTGGCATGTTGCTTACCGCCAGTAGCAACCCCTTTTACGCTGAAGTGGTGCGTGGGGTAGAAAATAGCTGCTATGAGCGTGGGTATAGCCTGATATTGTGCAATACCGAAGGTGATGAGGATCGCATGAATCGCAGCCTCGAAACGCTAATGCAAAAGCGTGTCGATGGGGTGTTGTTAATGTGTACCGAAAGCCATCTGCCTTCGGCTGAAATTATTAATCGTTATCCCGGCATTCCTTCCGTAATGATGGATTGGGCACCGTTTGAGGGAAAAAGCGACATTATTCAGGATAACTCGCTGCTGGGGGGTGAATTAGCGACGGCGTTTCTGATTTCGCGTGGCTACACGCGTATTGCTTGTATTGCCGGGCCGCAGGATAAAACACCGGCGCGCTTGCGACTTGAGGGTTATAAAAAAGCCATGTCCGCTGCCGGGCTGCCCATTTTGCCGGGTTATATCGTTGACGGTGATTTTGAGTTCCAGGGTGGCTATCACGCGATGAATCAGTTGCTGGCGATGCATAACGCCCCGCAGGCGGTGTTCACCAGTAATGATGCAATGGCGGTGGGCGTTTATCATGCGCTATATCAGGCGGGTCTTTCCATTCCACAGGATATGGCGGTAATGGGGTATGACGATATCGAACTGGCGCGCTATATGACGCCGCCGCTGACCACCATTCACCAACCGAAGGATGAGTTGGGCGAATTGGCGATCGATACTCTAATTCATCGCCTTAACGATCCCGGCGTGGCTCAGCAAACGCTGGTTCTCACGCCGGAATTGGTTGAACGCCATTCAGTCGGCATACGCTAA
- the rbsB gene encoding ribose ABC transporter substrate-binding protein RbsB: MKMKKLTALAVILGATLSASAMAKDTIALVISTLNNPFFVSLKDGAQKEADKLGYNLVVLDSQNNPAKELANVQDLTVRGTKLLLVNPTDSDAVGNAVKMANQANIPVITLDRVASQGKVVSHVASDNRFGGKMAGDFIAKKVGDNAKIIELEGIAGTSAARERGEGFKQAADAHKFQILASQPADFDRTKGLNVMQNLLTAHPDVQAVFAQNDEMALGALRALQTAGKSDVIVVGFDGTDDGIKAVQGGKLAATVAQLPEKIGEMGVQTADKVLKGEKVQAINPVDLKLVTK; this comes from the coding sequence ATGAAAATGAAAAAACTGACTGCACTGGCTGTTATCCTCGGCGCAACCCTCAGCGCCAGCGCAATGGCGAAAGATACCATCGCGTTAGTCATTTCCACGTTGAATAACCCTTTCTTTGTGTCTCTGAAAGATGGCGCGCAGAAAGAGGCAGATAAGCTGGGTTATAACTTAGTGGTGCTGGATTCGCAGAATAACCCGGCGAAAGAGCTGGCAAACGTGCAGGATTTAACGGTTCGCGGTACCAAACTGCTGCTGGTTAACCCCACGGATTCCGATGCGGTTGGTAACGCGGTGAAAATGGCGAACCAGGCAAATATCCCGGTCATTACTCTCGACCGTGTGGCATCACAGGGTAAAGTGGTGAGCCATGTGGCTTCTGATAACCGTTTCGGCGGTAAAATGGCCGGTGATTTTATCGCGAAGAAAGTGGGTGATAACGCCAAAATTATCGAACTGGAAGGGATTGCCGGGACTTCTGCCGCGCGTGAGCGTGGGGAAGGGTTTAAACAAGCGGCGGATGCGCATAAATTCCAGATTTTAGCCAGCCAACCGGCCGATTTCGACCGCACCAAAGGCTTGAACGTGATGCAGAACTTGCTGACCGCGCATCCTGATGTGCAGGCTGTTTTCGCACAGAATGATGAAATGGCGCTGGGCGCGCTGCGTGCGCTGCAAACCGCCGGTAAATCCGATGTCATTGTTGTCGGTTTCGATGGTACTGATGACGGTATTAAAGCGGTGCAGGGCGGTAAGCTGGCCGCGACGGTAGCCCAGTTACCGGAGAAAATTGGTGAGATGGGCGTGCAAACCGCAGATAAAGTGTTGAAAGGCGAGAAAGTACAGGCTATTAATCCTGTTGATTTGAAACTAGTTACCAAATAA
- the rbsA gene encoding ribose ABC transporter ATP-binding protein RbsA, translating to MQPLLQLQGIEKSFPGVKALNGASLAVYPGRVMALVGENGAGKSTMMKVLTGIYTRDAGSLQWLGKETSFSGPKASQEAGIGIIHQELNLIPQLTIAENIFLGREFVGRFGRIEWKKMYAEADALLKRLNLRFSSHKLVGDLSIGDQQMVEIAKVLSFESKVIIMDEPTDALTDTETVSLFRVIKELKEQGCGIVYISHRMKEIFEICDDVTIFRDGQFIAERSVDTLTEESLIEMMVGRKLEEQYPRLTKAPGEVRLQVENLSGPGIDEVSFTLRKGEILGVAGLMGAGRTELMKVLYGALPRTGGKVTLDGKNVVTRSPQEGLAQGIVYISEDRKRDGLVLGMSVKENMSLTALRYFSHGGGSLKHAAEQLAVGDFIRLFNVKTPSMDQPIGLLSGGNQQKVAIARGLMTRPNVLILDEPTRGVDVGAKKEIYQLINQFKDEGLSIILVSSEMPEVLGMSDRILVMHEGRLSGEFTIEQATQEALMAAAVGKQHSEELAHL from the coding sequence ATGCAACCGTTACTGCAACTGCAAGGCATTGAAAAATCATTCCCCGGCGTTAAGGCGCTGAATGGCGCTTCGCTGGCGGTTTATCCCGGTCGCGTCATGGCGCTGGTGGGGGAAAACGGTGCCGGTAAATCGACCATGATGAAGGTGCTGACTGGCATTTACACTCGTGACGCCGGTTCGCTGCAATGGCTGGGGAAAGAAACCAGTTTTAGCGGCCCGAAAGCATCGCAAGAAGCCGGTATTGGTATTATCCATCAAGAGCTTAATTTAATTCCGCAACTCACCATTGCCGAAAATATTTTCCTTGGACGGGAGTTTGTTGGCCGTTTTGGACGCATTGAGTGGAAAAAAATGTACGCCGAAGCGGATGCGTTATTGAAACGCCTGAACTTACGCTTTAGCAGCCATAAGCTGGTGGGCGATCTTTCGATTGGCGATCAGCAGATGGTTGAAATCGCCAAAGTGCTGAGCTTTGAATCCAAAGTGATCATTATGGATGAGCCGACCGATGCGTTAACCGATACTGAAACGGTGTCGCTGTTTCGCGTCATTAAAGAGCTCAAAGAGCAGGGCTGCGGCATCGTCTATATCTCACACCGTATGAAAGAGATTTTCGAGATTTGCGATGATGTGACCATTTTCCGTGATGGGCAATTTATCGCCGAGCGTAGCGTTGACACATTAACCGAAGAATCACTGATTGAAATGATGGTGGGTCGCAAGCTGGAAGAGCAGTATCCGCGCCTAACCAAAGCGCCAGGCGAGGTGCGACTGCAGGTTGAGAATCTTAGCGGTCCGGGCATTGATGAAGTGAGCTTTACGCTCCGTAAAGGTGAAATTCTTGGCGTTGCCGGGCTGATGGGCGCCGGGCGTACTGAACTGATGAAAGTGCTATATGGCGCCTTGCCGCGTACCGGCGGCAAGGTCACGCTTGACGGAAAAAATGTGGTGACGCGTTCGCCGCAGGAGGGATTGGCGCAAGGCATCGTCTATATCTCCGAAGATCGTAAGCGTGATGGCTTGGTGTTAGGCATGTCGGTAAAAGAGAACATGTCACTTACCGCGCTGCGCTATTTCAGCCATGGCGGCGGCAGCCTGAAACATGCCGCCGAACAACTAGCGGTGGGCGATTTTATTCGCTTATTTAATGTGAAAACGCCGTCAATGGATCAGCCGATTGGCTTGCTTTCCGGCGGAAACCAGCAAAAAGTCGCGATTGCGCGCGGCCTGATGACGCGTCCGAATGTGTTGATCCTTGATGAGCCGACACGTGGTGTGGATGTCGGAGCGAAAAAAGAGATTTATCAGCTAATTAACCAATTTAAAGATGAAGGTCTGAGCATCATTTTAGTCTCGTCGGAAATGCCAGAAGTGCTGGGCATGAGTGACCGGATTCTGGTGATGCATGAAGGCCGTCTCAGCGGTGAATTTACGATTGAACAAGCCACGCAGGAGGCCCTGATGGCTGCGGCGGTGGGCAAGCAACACAGCGAGGAGTTAGCACATTTATGA
- the mdtD gene encoding multidrug transporter subunit MdtD translates to MIKSARSMAGLPWLAAMAFFMQALDATILNTALPAIAHSLDRSPLAMQSAVISYTLTVAMLIPISGWLADRYGTRKVFIAAVSLFTFGSLACALSGSLGILVVSRVVQGIGGAMMMPVARLALLRAYPRSELLPVLNFVTMPGLVGPVLGPLLGGVLVTWATWHWIFLINIPIGIVGIIYARKYMPDFTTPRRRFDLLGFLLFGLGLVFLSCGIELLGERLVAGSIATAVLLAGVVLLLLYIAHARRHPFPLINLPMFKTRTFTVGIAGNIASRLGTGCVPFLMPLMLQVGFGYSAIIAGCMMAPTAIGSLLAKSTVTQVLRWFGYRKTLVGITTIIGLFIISFALQSPGMEVIVLILPLFILGMTMSTQFTAMNTITLADLSDENASGGNSMLAVSQQLAISFGVAVSAAVLRFYESFDGTTVQHFHATFITMGVVTILSALVFLLLKPGDGRHLITNRDKRKKKA, encoded by the coding sequence ATGATCAAATCCGCGCGCAGTATGGCCGGGCTTCCCTGGTTAGCGGCGATGGCGTTTTTTATGCAGGCTCTCGACGCCACCATCCTAAATACCGCCCTCCCGGCCATTGCGCACAGTCTTGATCGCTCACCGCTGGCTATGCAATCCGCCGTTATCAGCTACACGCTCACCGTCGCGATGCTTATTCCCATCAGCGGCTGGCTGGCGGATCGCTACGGCACACGAAAAGTGTTTATCGCCGCAGTATCGCTCTTTACCTTTGGCTCTCTGGCCTGCGCGCTGTCCGGTTCTCTGGGCATATTGGTGGTTTCACGTGTGGTCCAGGGCATTGGCGGCGCCATGATGATGCCGGTTGCCAGGCTGGCATTGTTGCGCGCCTACCCCCGCAGCGAACTGCTGCCGGTGCTCAACTTTGTCACCATGCCAGGTTTAGTCGGCCCCGTTCTTGGCCCGTTGTTAGGCGGAGTGCTGGTAACCTGGGCGACCTGGCACTGGATTTTCCTAATTAATATCCCGATTGGTATCGTCGGCATCATCTATGCCCGAAAATATATGCCGGACTTTACTACGCCGCGTCGTCGTTTCGATTTACTGGGTTTTCTGCTGTTCGGATTGGGATTAGTCTTTTTATCGTGCGGCATTGAGCTATTGGGTGAACGTTTGGTAGCAGGCTCGATAGCCACAGCCGTATTGCTCGCAGGCGTTGTGCTGCTATTGCTGTATATCGCCCACGCCCGCCGTCATCCATTTCCCCTCATTAACTTGCCGATGTTTAAAACCCGAACCTTTACCGTCGGGATTGCGGGAAATATCGCTTCGCGGTTGGGCACCGGCTGTGTTCCGTTTCTAATGCCATTAATGCTACAGGTTGGTTTTGGCTACTCGGCAATTATCGCTGGTTGCATGATGGCGCCAACCGCGATCGGTTCTTTATTAGCGAAATCCACCGTTACGCAAGTGCTACGCTGGTTTGGTTATCGAAAAACGTTGGTCGGTATCACCACTATTATTGGGCTGTTTATCATCAGCTTTGCGCTGCAATCGCCCGGAATGGAAGTGATAGTATTAATCCTGCCGCTGTTTATCCTCGGGATGACGATGTCGACACAGTTCACCGCGATGAACACCATTACGCTGGCAGATCTGAGCGATGAAAATGCCAGCGGCGGGAATAGCATGCTGGCGGTATCCCAACAGTTGGCGATCAGTTTCGGCGTTGCGGTCAGCGCCGCAGTACTGCGCTTCTATGAATCTTTTGACGGCACCACGGTGCAGCATTTCCACGCGACATTCATCACTATGGGAGTAGTGACCATATTATCTGCACTGGTCTTTTTGCTGTTAAAACCAGGCGATGGTCGTCATTTGATCACCAACCGCGATAAGCGTAAGAAAAAAGCTTAG
- the kup gene encoding low affinity potassium transporter Kup → MSSDKKQSIGAVTLAAIGVVYGDIGTSPLYTLRECLSGQFGFGVERGAVFGFLSLIFWLLILVVSLKYLTYVMRADNAGEGGILTLMSLAGRNTGARATAVLVIMGLIGGSFFYGEVVITPAISVMSAIEGLEIAAPSLDDWIVPLSVAVLTFLFVIQKHGTGIVGKLFAPVMLLWFLVLAVLGARSILNNPEVLQALNPSWAIHFFLQYKQISFFALGAVVLSITGVEALYADMGHFGKFPIRLAWFTVVLPSLVLNYFGQGALLLKDPTAIKNPFFLLAPDWALIPMLILATLATVIASQAVISGVFSLTRQAVRLGYLPPMRIIHTSEMESGQIYIPAINWVLYFAVLIVIISFQHSSNLAAAYGIAVTGTMVLTSILSCTVAIKNWHWNRFAVSLILVALLCIDVPLFSANLVKIFSGGWLPLCLALVMFIIMTTWKSERFRLLRRMHEHGNSLEAMIASLEKSPPVRVPGTAVYMSRALNVIPFAMLHNLKHNKVLHERVVLLTLRTEDAPYVHNVRRVTIEQLSPTFWRVVASYGWRETPNVEEIFHRCGLEGLNCRMMETSFFMSHESLIIGNRPWYLRLRGKLFLALQRNALRAPDQFEIPPNRVIELGTQVEI, encoded by the coding sequence ATGAGTTCCGACAAGAAACAGTCCATTGGCGCCGTCACCTTGGCGGCAATTGGCGTAGTATATGGGGATATTGGCACCAGCCCTCTGTATACCTTACGTGAATGCCTTTCCGGCCAGTTTGGTTTTGGCGTCGAACGCGGCGCAGTTTTTGGTTTTTTATCCCTTATTTTTTGGCTGCTGATATTGGTGGTTTCACTTAAATATCTCACCTATGTGATGCGGGCGGATAACGCCGGAGAAGGGGGTATTTTAACCCTCATGTCGCTGGCGGGCCGTAATACGGGCGCTCGTGCGACTGCCGTATTGGTGATTATGGGGTTGATTGGCGGCAGCTTTTTCTACGGCGAAGTCGTGATTACGCCAGCGATTTCGGTCATGTCGGCGATTGAAGGGCTGGAAATTGCCGCCCCGTCGCTGGATGACTGGATCGTTCCGCTATCCGTGGCGGTTCTTACGTTTTTATTTGTGATTCAGAAACATGGCACCGGCATTGTTGGCAAGCTTTTCGCGCCAGTGATGCTGTTATGGTTTCTGGTGCTGGCAGTATTAGGCGCGCGCAGTATCCTGAATAACCCAGAAGTACTGCAGGCGCTCAACCCCTCTTGGGCGATTCATTTCTTCCTGCAGTATAAACAAATCTCTTTCTTTGCCCTCGGCGCGGTGGTGTTGTCGATTACTGGCGTAGAAGCACTGTATGCGGATATGGGCCATTTTGGTAAGTTTCCGATTCGCCTGGCCTGGTTCACCGTGGTGCTACCTTCACTGGTGTTGAACTACTTCGGTCAGGGCGCTCTGCTGTTGAAAGATCCGACCGCGATTAAAAACCCGTTTTTCCTGTTAGCGCCAGATTGGGCGCTGATCCCGATGCTGATACTTGCCACGCTAGCGACGGTTATCGCCTCGCAGGCGGTCATTTCCGGCGTATTTTCTCTGACACGGCAGGCGGTGCGCTTAGGTTATTTGCCGCCAATGCGCATCATCCATACTTCGGAGATGGAGTCAGGGCAGATTTATATTCCGGCGATTAACTGGGTGCTCTATTTTGCCGTTCTGATTGTGATCATTAGTTTTCAACACTCCAGCAACCTGGCGGCCGCTTATGGTATCGCGGTGACCGGCACCATGGTGTTAACGTCGATTCTCTCTTGCACGGTGGCAATCAAAAACTGGCACTGGAACCGTTTCGCAGTCAGCCTGATTTTAGTGGCGTTGTTATGTATTGATGTTCCGTTGTTTAGCGCCAACCTGGTGAAGATTTTCTCCGGTGGTTGGTTGCCGCTCTGCCTGGCGCTGGTGATGTTTATCATCATGACCACCTGGAAAAGCGAACGTTTCCGGCTGTTGCGCCGCATGCATGAGCACGGTAATTCTTTGGAAGCGATGATTGCCTCACTGGAAAAATCGCCGCCGGTTCGTGTGCCGGGCACCGCAGTGTATATGTCGCGCGCGCTTAACGTCATTCCGTTCGCCATGCTACATAACCTAAAACACAATAAAGTGTTACATGAACGGGTGGTGTTACTGACCTTACGTACCGAGGATGCACCTTATGTGCATAACGTGCGTCGCGTTACCATCGAACAGCTTTCGCCGACCTTTTGGCGCGTAGTTGCCAGTTATGGCTGGCGTGAAACGCCAAACGTGGAGGAGATTTTCCACCGCTGCGGCCTGGAAGGGCTTAATTGTCGCATGATGGAAACCTCGTTCTTTATGTCGCATGAATCGCTGATTATCGGCAACCGGCCATGGTATCTCCGTCTACGCGGCAAACTCTTCCTTGCGCTTCAACGTAATGCGCTACGCGCGCCCGATCAGTTTGAGATCCCGCCAAACCGGGTTATTGAGTTAGGCACGCAGGTCGAAATTTGA
- the rbsK gene encoding ribokinase has translation MTKTAKLAVLGSINADHILNLAQFPRPGETVIGKQYQIAFGGKGANQAVAAGRSGADIAFIACVGEDDIGERIRQQLATDQIKIASVEAVAGNSTGVALIFVNSEGENAIAIHAGANAALTPERVISHQHIIAEASALLMQLESPLDSVLTAAKIARQHHTQVILNPAPATELPDELLSLVDMITPNETEAEILTGIAVKSDQDAARAAAALHAKGINNVLITLGSRGVWLSENGQGQRIAGFRVKAIDTIAAGDTFNGALITALLEQQPMAQAVRFAHAAAAIAVTRSGAQPSVPWREEIDSFLQQQE, from the coding sequence ATGACTAAAACCGCTAAACTGGCCGTTCTTGGCAGCATCAATGCCGATCACATTCTTAATCTGGCACAATTTCCACGCCCCGGAGAAACGGTGATCGGGAAGCAGTATCAAATCGCGTTTGGTGGCAAAGGCGCGAACCAGGCGGTGGCTGCCGGACGTAGTGGCGCCGATATCGCCTTTATTGCTTGCGTGGGCGAAGACGATATTGGCGAGCGTATTCGCCAACAGTTGGCAACAGACCAGATTAAAATCGCCTCGGTAGAGGCGGTGGCCGGCAACTCAACCGGCGTGGCGTTGATCTTTGTGAATAGTGAAGGGGAAAACGCGATTGCGATTCATGCTGGCGCTAATGCCGCATTGACGCCGGAGCGTGTTATCTCCCATCAACACATTATCGCCGAAGCTTCCGCATTGCTAATGCAACTGGAATCGCCGCTAGATAGCGTTCTGACCGCCGCTAAAATCGCCCGTCAGCATCACACGCAGGTGATTCTTAATCCGGCACCCGCTACCGAGTTACCCGATGAGTTATTGTCGCTGGTGGATATGATCACCCCCAATGAAACTGAAGCGGAAATTCTGACGGGTATCGCGGTGAAATCAGACCAAGATGCGGCGCGCGCGGCAGCGGCGCTCCATGCTAAAGGCATCAATAATGTGTTGATCACCTTAGGGAGCCGTGGCGTTTGGTTAAGTGAGAATGGTCAAGGGCAACGCATTGCCGGTTTCCGCGTGAAGGCGATTGATACCATCGCCGCCGGAGATACGTTTAACGGCGCGTTAATCACCGCTTTACTTGAACAACAGCCGATGGCGCAAGCCGTGCGGTTTGCGCATGCCGCCGCCGCCATTGCCGTGACGCGTTCAGGCGCGCAACCCTCGGTTCCGTGGCGTGAAGAGATCGACAGCTTCTTGCAGCAGCAGGAGTAA
- the rbsC gene encoding ribose ABC transporter permease: protein MSTQTLPARRRWFSKAWLLEQKSLIALIVLIAIVSSMSPNFFTLNNLFNILQQTSVNAIMAVGMTLVILTSGIDLSVGSLLALTGAVGASIVGLEVNALVAVAASLALGAFIGAITGTIVAKGKVQAFIATLVMMLLLRGVTMVYTNGSPVNTGFNDNADLFGWFGIGRPLGVPTPVWLMAVVFLLAWYMLHHTRLGRYIYALGGNEAATRLSGINVSRVKIIVYSLCGMLAALAGTIEVARLSSAQPTAGTGYELDAIAAVVLGGTSLAGGKGRIVGTLIGALILGFLNNGLNLLGVSSYYQMIVKAVVILLAVLVDNKSSK from the coding sequence ATGAGTACTCAAACTTTACCTGCCCGCCGCCGTTGGTTTAGCAAAGCGTGGCTGCTGGAGCAAAAATCGCTGATTGCGTTGATCGTGCTGATCGCGATTGTGTCCAGCATGAGCCCGAATTTTTTCACCCTGAATAACCTGTTTAACATTCTACAGCAGACTTCGGTCAACGCCATTATGGCGGTGGGCATGACGTTGGTTATTTTGACCTCCGGTATCGACCTGTCGGTCGGTTCTTTGCTGGCGCTGACCGGCGCGGTCGGGGCATCGATCGTTGGTCTGGAAGTGAATGCGCTGGTTGCGGTGGCGGCTTCGCTGGCGCTGGGCGCATTTATTGGCGCGATTACCGGCACTATTGTCGCGAAAGGCAAAGTGCAGGCGTTCATTGCAACCCTGGTCATGATGTTGCTGCTGCGCGGCGTCACCATGGTGTACACCAACGGTAGCCCGGTGAATACCGGCTTTAACGATAATGCCGATCTGTTTGGCTGGTTTGGCATTGGTCGTCCGCTGGGTGTCCCAACGCCGGTATGGCTGATGGCGGTGGTGTTTCTGCTGGCGTGGTACATGCTGCATCACACTCGCCTTGGCCGTTATATCTATGCGTTGGGCGGTAATGAAGCGGCAACCCGCCTGTCAGGGATTAATGTCAGCCGGGTAAAAATCATTGTGTATTCGCTGTGCGGTATGTTGGCCGCGCTGGCGGGTACTATCGAAGTGGCGCGGCTTTCTTCGGCGCAGCCAACCGCCGGCACCGGCTATGAATTGGATGCCATCGCGGCGGTCGTGCTGGGCGGAACCAGCCTGGCAGGCGGCAAAGGGCGCATTGTTGGAACACTAATCGGGGCGCTGATTTTAGGCTTCCTGAATAACGGGTTGAATTTATTGGGCGTTTCCTCTTACTACCAGATGATCGTGAAAGCAGTGGTTATTTTGCTGGCGGTTCTGGTTGATAACAAAAGCAGTAAATAA